Genomic DNA from Azospirillum sp. B510:
CGGTCACCGGGCTGTGGGAGATCAATTTCCTGGCGCAATCCTATGGCCGCTCCAGCTACCGCTATGTCGAGATGCTGCTGACGGCGGCGGTGGTCTATTGGATGCTGTCGCTGATCTTCGAGCATGTGCAAAGCCGGCTCGAGGTCCGCTATGGCCGGGCTTATCAGCGCTGACCACCGTTCCGATCGATTGCCGGGTGGCCTGGGCTTCGGGGCCGCGCTCCGCTTCCATCCGGTGCTGAAGGTCTTTTCGCCGGGCGATGGTGCGGAGCGCCGCTGGTGGTGCTTGGCCTGGTGTTGACCGCGCGGAGCTCAAAGTTTCAAAATAAAGTCAGCGCTCTCACCATCGGTAAAAAATGAAGGTGCCGTGACAACAGTCGCGGCACCTTCATTTTGCAGCGCATCAAAATCATCCGCACACATCTGTCTGTTGCTTGGTGAATACAAGGATATGGCAGCATTTTGCCTATGATATTTCAGATATAAAATAGAATGACACGATTCCTGCATTGACCAAAAATATTCAGTCGGTATAACTGACCGCATATTCGCGAGCAAAAATACCATCACACACAATTTTGAAGACAGGCAGCCCGGTTGATGGCCAGCAGGCCGTTGTCCGGGGAAAGGGCTTCCTTTGCCGGCCGCGACAGGTCCCGCAGGGGCATTTTCCGCCCCTGCGGTCGCGGCCGGCTGCCGCCCTCCATGGCGAAGGCCACTCTCCCTCTTTCCAGGAGTTTTCCGCTTATGAGCACCGAGCCGCAGAACAACGAACTCCAGAACAAGACGTCCGTCCGCCCCTATGGCCCGGCCATGGTCGAGGCCATCTCCACCGGCGACCTCGCGACGATGAAGCAGGTCGCCGCTGCCGCCGAGGAGCATCTGGCCCGGCATGGCGACATCGCCCGGTTGCTGCCGCTGCTGAAGATCGAGATCGCCAAGGCCGAAGCCGCCGCCTGAGACCGATCAGCATCCCGTCTTCCCCCCGAACAGGAGAGTTCCGCAATGTCCGAAAAGCTGCATTTCCCGCATTACCCGATGTATATGGCGACCGTCACCGACGCCATCGCCAAGGGCGATCTCGCCCAGATGAAGACGCTACAGTCACAGGCCGAGGAGGTTCTGGCCGCTTATGGCGACGTGCCCACCGCGCTGCAGCTGCTGAAGGTCGAGATCGCCAAGGCCGAAGCCGCCGGCGGCTGACCGCCGCCGATCCGCCCCGCCCGGCCGCTTTCCGGTGGCGGGGCGGGGCCTTCCGCATCATCGCCGCGTCGCGTCGCCCGCCCGCGGATCCGGCCCGCGGTCCCCGCTTGCAGACCCCGTTCGCAGACTAAGGATACCGGCATCATGGACCAGCCGATACCCAGCCTCGCCCCCGATCGGTCGCCGTCCGGGACGTCGGAGGATCATGTTCCGGCCCGCTTCTGCGATGCCGAGGATTATCGCCGGCTGGTTCCCGTCCATGTGGTGTGGGAGATCACGCTCGCCTGCAATCTGAAATGCATGCATTGCGGTTCCCGCGCCGGCCGTCCCCGTCCGGACGAGCTGAGCACCGGGGAGGCGCTGGACCTCGTCGACCGGCTGGCGGCGCTCGGCACCCGCGAGATTTCGCTGATCGGCGGCGAGGCCTATCTGCGCAAGGACTGGATCGAGATCGTCCGGCGCTGCCGCGGCCACGGCATGCGCACCTCGATGCAGACCGGGGCGCGCAACCTGACCGACGCCCGCATCGACGCCGCGGCGGAGGCCGGGCTTCAGGCGATCGGCGTGTCCATCGACGGCATGCCCGACCTGCATGACCGCGTCCGCGGCGTTCCCGGATCCTACGAACAGGCGATCAGCGCCATGCGCCGGGCCAAGGCGCGCGGGCTGGCGGTGTCGGCCAACACCCAGATCGGCCCGGAAACCCCGGACCATCTGCCGGCGATCATGGACGCCATCATCGAGGCCGGGGCCACCCATTGGCAAATCCAGTTCACCGTCGCCATGGGCAATGCGGTGGACAATCCCGAACTGATCCTCCAGCCGCACCGGCTGATCGAGGTGATGCCGCTGCTGGCCCGGCTCTACCGCGAGGGGGTGGATCGCGGGCTGTTGATGGTGATGGGCAACAATGTCGGCTATTACGGGCCGTACGAGCGGCTGTGGCGCGGCTTCGGCGACGATTCGCAGCATTGGAGCGGCTGTTCGGCCGGACAGACCGGCATCGGCATCGAGGCCGACGGCACGATCAAGGGCTGCCCGTCGCTGGCGACCTCGCTCTACGCCTCCGGCAATGTCCGCGATATGACGCTGGAGGACATCTGGCGCCTGTCCGACCGCATGGCCTTCGCCCGCACCCGCTCCGTCGACGAGCTGTGGGGCTATTGCCGCACCTGCTATTACGCCGACGCCTGCCGCGCCGGCTGCACCTGGACGTCGGAATCGCTGCTCGGCAAGCGCGGCAACAACCCCTATTGCCATTACCGGGTGCTCGACCTCGCCAAGCATGGCCTGCGCGAGCGGGTGGTGAAGATCAAGGACGCCCCCAAGGAGGCGTTCGCCATCGGCGAATTCGCCCTGATCACCGAACCGATTCCCGGCGCGGACTCCCCCGGCCTGCCCGAGCGCGACCCCGCCAAGGTGCATCGCCACAGCCACGAACGCTCCGCCGAGGGCGGCGTGGTGCCGCCCAGCCTGACGCTCTGCCGCGCCTGCAACCAGTATATCTGGCCGCATGAGACCGAATGCCCCCATTGCGGCGCCGATGTCGCGGCGGCGGCGGCCCGGCACGACATCGACAGCGCCCGGCGCCGCGCCCTGATCCGCGAGACCCAGCGCCTGCTGGACGAGGCGCGGGCGGCGAGGCGGGAGGGCGCGACGACGGGCGTGGCGCCGGCAGGCGGGCCCGCGTCCTGATTGAGCCGCCCCGATGGAGCCGCCCGGACGGCGGAAACCGGACGGCCAATCGGGCGCATCCCGCGTAGAGGATTGAACGGGCGTGGCTTCCCCGCTCCGAAAACCGTTCCCCGACCATGACCCAGACCGTTGACAACATGCCCGGGCCTGGGTGCAATAGCGCCCGCGAGCCGGGTTAAGCCGTCGGGATGCGGCGCCGCCCGCAACACTCACGAACAGGTCGGGGCAAATCATGAAAAAACTCGCTCTCAGCCTCATCGGCGCGGTCGCGGCGGTCGCCATCGCCGGCCCGGCGATGGCCCAGGCCAAGAAGCCGGTCAACATCTACATCTGGAACGACTATCTGGGTGAAACGACCCTCGCCGACTTCACCAAGGCCACCGGCGCTGAGACGAAGGTCGACCTGTATGACAGCCTGGAGCTGCTGGAGCAGAAGGTGCTCGTCGGCAAGTCCGGCTATGACGTGATCGTGCCGACCGCCGAGCCGACCCTGTCCCGCCTGATCCAGGCCAAGGTGGTGGGTCCGCTCGACAAGTCGAAGATCCCCAACTACAAGAACATCGACCCGAAGGTCCTGAAGCTGCTGGAGAATTCCGATCCCGGCAACAAGTACGCCGTGCCCTATCTCGGCGGGACCGTCGGCATCGCCATCATCCCGGAAAAGATCAAGGCCGTCGCCCCCGA
This window encodes:
- a CDS encoding DUF1843 domain-containing protein; the protein is MSTEPQNNELQNKTSVRPYGPAMVEAISTGDLATMKQVAAAAEEHLARHGDIARLLPLLKIEIAKAEAAA
- a CDS encoding GDL motif peptide-associated radical SAM/SPASM maturase; protein product: MDQPIPSLAPDRSPSGTSEDHVPARFCDAEDYRRLVPVHVVWEITLACNLKCMHCGSRAGRPRPDELSTGEALDLVDRLAALGTREISLIGGEAYLRKDWIEIVRRCRGHGMRTSMQTGARNLTDARIDAAAEAGLQAIGVSIDGMPDLHDRVRGVPGSYEQAISAMRRAKARGLAVSANTQIGPETPDHLPAIMDAIIEAGATHWQIQFTVAMGNAVDNPELILQPHRLIEVMPLLARLYREGVDRGLLMVMGNNVGYYGPYERLWRGFGDDSQHWSGCSAGQTGIGIEADGTIKGCPSLATSLYASGNVRDMTLEDIWRLSDRMAFARTRSVDELWGYCRTCYYADACRAGCTWTSESLLGKRGNNPYCHYRVLDLAKHGLRERVVKIKDAPKEAFAIGEFALITEPIPGADSPGLPERDPAKVHRHSHERSAEGGVVPPSLTLCRACNQYIWPHETECPHCGADVAAAAARHDIDSARRRALIRETQRLLDEARAARREGATTGVAPAGGPAS
- a CDS encoding DUF1843 domain-containing protein, whose product is MSEKLHFPHYPMYMATVTDAIAKGDLAQMKTLQSQAEEVLAAYGDVPTALQLLKVEIAKAEAAGG